A genomic window from Aethina tumida isolate Nest 87 chromosome 4, icAetTumi1.1, whole genome shotgun sequence includes:
- the LOC109605404 gene encoding uncharacterized protein LOC109605404 isoform X1 yields the protein MSGVFGYSREAVRVKVKKCEGSQPPELRKFSVDPQITSFEVLQSILAKAFDLKGEFTVYYKVSDGSGETYMPLLSDWDLDAAFLKSHNMSVVNNSEPCLCLRVDLKPFEEYSDEWHVRQNVPQIRSNQEVKSSPRLQGIFNQVGKTLNMVQRALNIGEDGANAFIQPPRPPLSDAEFRKFLDPVGQIGHAKELRSVIYFGGIEPSLRKVVWKHLLNVYPDGMTGRERMDYIKKKAAEYVNLRESWKTAIAQGPVVGELAYTTGMVRKDVLRTDRHHPYYAGSDDNQHIASLFNILTTYALNHPKVSYCQGMSDLASPLLVTMDDEAHAYICFCALMERLSTNFMIDGIAMTQKFTHLAEGLMYYDPEFYNYLKIHQADDLLFCYRWLLLEMKREFAFEDSLRMLEVLWSSLPADPPEKELKLYDTQFQPPQKATPPISPLVKTPRENPYTKVCALRRQSSSISLINYSGKKVSTVKRQNHSLDETIGRCKNNILDIKMKHQSLDDATLVNKSRSSETSPKSPSKSPVKSPQKIIKDDSFVKSRESRDLSPKSLKNELRPRSVSPLEQKSDSVLLNNRINSNQVINKPKSASLSSSMTNLIKNNKKAGHFKDLKDKIAAAKLFSSLDRLDSAQSIKEEKPKGKMVKNLNEFLNFASVNKNKISDRLSSLSSIDSTNDKPKILLTKSSFDDSESSSFDRNSSSVDRQRHYSSTSNSCDDTFDECSPDDSQEYFPLTTSVTRELRLELENLDRKVFGDKFIERLSESPSSECNSEIVKTDKETVSKVVELTNQNLREKTAIEEICEKRKSKSDDIFVWENPLHQPSPNVAKTIPNYMPTPDEQIDLEFDDDTPTIVNETSATKTVTPIKIINITQPTKQTVDEPTITQNTETVDETDNCPSSIKLDNINGATNMTNSCEEVTEAIKSSNLLPPPNEFGGGNPFLMFLCITVLLQHREHIITTGMDYNEMAMHFDKMVRKHNVIRVLNQARKMYARYIKQHTIALQKIDLKHEDC from the exons atgTCTGGAGTGTTTGGTTATAGTCGTGAAGCTGTTAGAGTTAAAGTTAAG AAATGTGAAGGGTCACAGCCACCTGAACTGAGAAAGTTCAGTGTTGATCCACAGATTACTTCCTTCGAGGTGTTGCAGAGCATTCTGGCCAAGGCTTTTGACTTGAAGGGCGAATTCACCGTTTATTATAAAGTCAGTGATGGCAGCGGTGAGACATACATGCCTTTATTGTCAGACTGGGATTTGGACGCAGCATTCCTCAA ATCGCATAACATGTCGGTGGTGAACAATTCGGAGCCGTGCCTTTGCCTGAGGGTCGACTTGAAGCCCTTCGAGGAGTACTCCGACGAATGGCACGTCAGGCAAAACGTTCCGCAGATCAGAAGCAACCAGGAAGTGAAATCGTCGCCTCGCCTGCAAGGAATCTTCAACCAA GTGGGCAAAACGCTGAACATGGTGCAACGTGCGCTTAACATCGGCGAAGACGGGGCCAACGCCTTCATTCAACCACCCAGACCGCCACTTTCCGACGCGGAGTTCCGCAAATTCCTAGACCCGGTGGGTCAAATCGGTCACGCCAAGGAGTTGCGTTCGGTGATTTATTTCGGCGGTATAGAACCCAGTTTGAGGAAGGTGGTGTGGAAGCACCTGCTCAACGTTTATCCAGACGGTATGACGGGCAGGGAGAGGATGGACTACATCAAGAAAAAGGCAGCCGAGTACGTTAATCTGAGGGAGAGCTGGAAGACTGCAATTGCTCAGGGACCAGTCGTTGGAGAGTTGGCATACACCACTGGCATGGTCAGGAAGGATGTGCTACGCACCGACAGACATCATCCGTATTATGCGGGTAGCGATGATAATCAACATATTGCTTCTCTTTTCAATATTCTCACAAC CTATGCTTTGAACCACCCTAAGGTAAGCTACTGTCAAGGCATGAGCGACCTGGCTTCCCCCCTTCTTGTCACAATGGACGACGAGGCTCACGCCTACATCTGCTTCTGCGCACTGATGGAACGCCTTTCTACGAACTTCATGATAGATGGTATCGCGATGACGCAGAAATTTACCCACTTAGCTGAAGGTCTCATGTATTACGACCCGGAGTTCTATAACTACTTAAAAATCCACCaa GCTGACGACTTGCTGTTTTGCTATCGATGGTTGTTGCTCGAAATGAAACGCGAATTTGCCTTCGAGGACTCGTTGCGTATGTTGGAGGTGTTGTGGAGTTCCTTACCGGCAGATCCGCCCGAGAAAGAGCTGAAGTTGTACGATACCCAGTTCCAACCGCCTCAAAAAGCCACCCCACCAATTAGCCCTCTAGTAAAGACGCCGCGTGAGAACCCTTACACAAAGGTGTGCGCCCTGCGTAGACAGAGCTCGTCTATTTCCCTAATCAATTACTCCGGCAAAAAAGTCAGTACGGTCAAACGCCAGAACCATAGCTTAGATGAGACAATAGGTAGATGTAAGAACAATATACtagacataaaaatgaaacaccAAAGTTTAGACGATGCGACTTTGGTGAATAAAAGTAGAAGTAGCGAGACGTCGCCCAAATCCCCTTCTAAATCCCCCGTGAAATCgcctcaaaaaataattaaagatgaTTCTTTTGTCAAGTCCAGGGAATCGAGGGACCTGTCTCCGAAGTCGCTCAAGAACGAACTGCGGCCTAGGTCCGTGTCGCCCCTGGAACAAAAATCGGATTCGGTCCTACTCAACAACAGGATAAACTCGAatcaagtaataaataaaccgAAATCCGCCAGTTTGTCTTCCAGTATGACAAATCTcatcaaaaacaacaaaaaggcCGGTCACTTTAAAGATTTGAAAGACAAAATTGCCGCTGCCAAGCTGTTCTCTTCATTGGATAGGTTGGACTCCGCTCAATCGATAAAGGAAGAAAAACCTAAAGGAAAAATGGTGAAAAACTTAAATGAATTCTTGAACTTTGctagtgtaaataaaaataaaatatcagacaGGCTGTCATCTTTGAGCAGTATAGACAGTACAAATGATAAACCAAAAATTTTGCTCACCAAATCTAGTTTCGACGACTCGGAGAGTTCCAGTTTTGACCGTAATTCGTCTAGTGTAGACAGGCAAAGACATTATTCCTCGACGTCCAATAGTTGTGACGATACTTTCGATGAGTGCAGTCCGGATGATTCGCAAGAATATTTCCCACTCACAACTTCGGTAACCAGGGAATTAAGACTAGAATTAGAGAATTTGGACCGAAAAGTTTTCGGGGACAAGTTCATAGAACGACTCTCCGAATCGCCTTCTAGTGAATGCAACAGCGAAATAGTAAAAACCGACAAAGAAACTGTATCCAAAGTAGTGGAACTGACCAACCAGAATTTGCGGGAGAAGACCGCCATAGAagaaatttgtgaaaaaaGGAAAAGCAAAAGCGACGACATCTTTGTCTGGGAAAACCCACTGCACCAACCAAGCCCCAATGTGGCGAAAACCATTCCAAATTACATGCCCACGCCCGATGAACAGATCGACTTAGAGTTCGACGACGACACTCCGACAATCGTTAATGAAACGTCAGCAACGAAAACGGTCACtcccattaaaataatcaacataACTCAACCGACCAAACAGACCGTGGACGAACCAACAATCACGCAGAACACGGAAACCGTCGACGAAACGGACAACTGTCCAAGCAGCATAAAATTAGACAATATCAATGGTGCCACAAATATGACGAATTCCTGCGAAGAAGTGACGGAAGCAATCAAATCGTCCAATTTGTTGCCACCACCCAACGAATTCGGCGGCGGAAATCCCTTCTTGATGTTCTTGTGCATAACCGTTTTGCTGCAGCATCGCGAGCACATCATCACGACGGGCATGGACTACAATGAAATGGCTATGCATTTTGATAAAATGGTCAGGAAACATAACGTAATACGGGTCCTAAATCAGGCGCGGAAGATGTACGCCCGGTACATCAAACAGCACACAATTGCTCTTCAAAAAATCGACTTGAAACACGAGGACtgttaa
- the LOC109605404 gene encoding uncharacterized protein LOC109605404 isoform X2, with protein MPLLSDWDLDAAFLKSHNMSVVNNSEPCLCLRVDLKPFEEYSDEWHVRQNVPQIRSNQEVKSSPRLQGIFNQVGKTLNMVQRALNIGEDGANAFIQPPRPPLSDAEFRKFLDPVGQIGHAKELRSVIYFGGIEPSLRKVVWKHLLNVYPDGMTGRERMDYIKKKAAEYVNLRESWKTAIAQGPVVGELAYTTGMVRKDVLRTDRHHPYYAGSDDNQHIASLFNILTTYALNHPKVSYCQGMSDLASPLLVTMDDEAHAYICFCALMERLSTNFMIDGIAMTQKFTHLAEGLMYYDPEFYNYLKIHQADDLLFCYRWLLLEMKREFAFEDSLRMLEVLWSSLPADPPEKELKLYDTQFQPPQKATPPISPLVKTPRENPYTKVCALRRQSSSISLINYSGKKVSTVKRQNHSLDETIGRCKNNILDIKMKHQSLDDATLVNKSRSSETSPKSPSKSPVKSPQKIIKDDSFVKSRESRDLSPKSLKNELRPRSVSPLEQKSDSVLLNNRINSNQVINKPKSASLSSSMTNLIKNNKKAGHFKDLKDKIAAAKLFSSLDRLDSAQSIKEEKPKGKMVKNLNEFLNFASVNKNKISDRLSSLSSIDSTNDKPKILLTKSSFDDSESSSFDRNSSSVDRQRHYSSTSNSCDDTFDECSPDDSQEYFPLTTSVTRELRLELENLDRKVFGDKFIERLSESPSSECNSEIVKTDKETVSKVVELTNQNLREKTAIEEICEKRKSKSDDIFVWENPLHQPSPNVAKTIPNYMPTPDEQIDLEFDDDTPTIVNETSATKTVTPIKIINITQPTKQTVDEPTITQNTETVDETDNCPSSIKLDNINGATNMTNSCEEVTEAIKSSNLLPPPNEFGGGNPFLMFLCITVLLQHREHIITTGMDYNEMAMHFDKMVRKHNVIRVLNQARKMYARYIKQHTIALQKIDLKHEDC; from the exons ATGCCTTTATTGTCAGACTGGGATTTGGACGCAGCATTCCTCAA ATCGCATAACATGTCGGTGGTGAACAATTCGGAGCCGTGCCTTTGCCTGAGGGTCGACTTGAAGCCCTTCGAGGAGTACTCCGACGAATGGCACGTCAGGCAAAACGTTCCGCAGATCAGAAGCAACCAGGAAGTGAAATCGTCGCCTCGCCTGCAAGGAATCTTCAACCAA GTGGGCAAAACGCTGAACATGGTGCAACGTGCGCTTAACATCGGCGAAGACGGGGCCAACGCCTTCATTCAACCACCCAGACCGCCACTTTCCGACGCGGAGTTCCGCAAATTCCTAGACCCGGTGGGTCAAATCGGTCACGCCAAGGAGTTGCGTTCGGTGATTTATTTCGGCGGTATAGAACCCAGTTTGAGGAAGGTGGTGTGGAAGCACCTGCTCAACGTTTATCCAGACGGTATGACGGGCAGGGAGAGGATGGACTACATCAAGAAAAAGGCAGCCGAGTACGTTAATCTGAGGGAGAGCTGGAAGACTGCAATTGCTCAGGGACCAGTCGTTGGAGAGTTGGCATACACCACTGGCATGGTCAGGAAGGATGTGCTACGCACCGACAGACATCATCCGTATTATGCGGGTAGCGATGATAATCAACATATTGCTTCTCTTTTCAATATTCTCACAAC CTATGCTTTGAACCACCCTAAGGTAAGCTACTGTCAAGGCATGAGCGACCTGGCTTCCCCCCTTCTTGTCACAATGGACGACGAGGCTCACGCCTACATCTGCTTCTGCGCACTGATGGAACGCCTTTCTACGAACTTCATGATAGATGGTATCGCGATGACGCAGAAATTTACCCACTTAGCTGAAGGTCTCATGTATTACGACCCGGAGTTCTATAACTACTTAAAAATCCACCaa GCTGACGACTTGCTGTTTTGCTATCGATGGTTGTTGCTCGAAATGAAACGCGAATTTGCCTTCGAGGACTCGTTGCGTATGTTGGAGGTGTTGTGGAGTTCCTTACCGGCAGATCCGCCCGAGAAAGAGCTGAAGTTGTACGATACCCAGTTCCAACCGCCTCAAAAAGCCACCCCACCAATTAGCCCTCTAGTAAAGACGCCGCGTGAGAACCCTTACACAAAGGTGTGCGCCCTGCGTAGACAGAGCTCGTCTATTTCCCTAATCAATTACTCCGGCAAAAAAGTCAGTACGGTCAAACGCCAGAACCATAGCTTAGATGAGACAATAGGTAGATGTAAGAACAATATACtagacataaaaatgaaacaccAAAGTTTAGACGATGCGACTTTGGTGAATAAAAGTAGAAGTAGCGAGACGTCGCCCAAATCCCCTTCTAAATCCCCCGTGAAATCgcctcaaaaaataattaaagatgaTTCTTTTGTCAAGTCCAGGGAATCGAGGGACCTGTCTCCGAAGTCGCTCAAGAACGAACTGCGGCCTAGGTCCGTGTCGCCCCTGGAACAAAAATCGGATTCGGTCCTACTCAACAACAGGATAAACTCGAatcaagtaataaataaaccgAAATCCGCCAGTTTGTCTTCCAGTATGACAAATCTcatcaaaaacaacaaaaaggcCGGTCACTTTAAAGATTTGAAAGACAAAATTGCCGCTGCCAAGCTGTTCTCTTCATTGGATAGGTTGGACTCCGCTCAATCGATAAAGGAAGAAAAACCTAAAGGAAAAATGGTGAAAAACTTAAATGAATTCTTGAACTTTGctagtgtaaataaaaataaaatatcagacaGGCTGTCATCTTTGAGCAGTATAGACAGTACAAATGATAAACCAAAAATTTTGCTCACCAAATCTAGTTTCGACGACTCGGAGAGTTCCAGTTTTGACCGTAATTCGTCTAGTGTAGACAGGCAAAGACATTATTCCTCGACGTCCAATAGTTGTGACGATACTTTCGATGAGTGCAGTCCGGATGATTCGCAAGAATATTTCCCACTCACAACTTCGGTAACCAGGGAATTAAGACTAGAATTAGAGAATTTGGACCGAAAAGTTTTCGGGGACAAGTTCATAGAACGACTCTCCGAATCGCCTTCTAGTGAATGCAACAGCGAAATAGTAAAAACCGACAAAGAAACTGTATCCAAAGTAGTGGAACTGACCAACCAGAATTTGCGGGAGAAGACCGCCATAGAagaaatttgtgaaaaaaGGAAAAGCAAAAGCGACGACATCTTTGTCTGGGAAAACCCACTGCACCAACCAAGCCCCAATGTGGCGAAAACCATTCCAAATTACATGCCCACGCCCGATGAACAGATCGACTTAGAGTTCGACGACGACACTCCGACAATCGTTAATGAAACGTCAGCAACGAAAACGGTCACtcccattaaaataatcaacataACTCAACCGACCAAACAGACCGTGGACGAACCAACAATCACGCAGAACACGGAAACCGTCGACGAAACGGACAACTGTCCAAGCAGCATAAAATTAGACAATATCAATGGTGCCACAAATATGACGAATTCCTGCGAAGAAGTGACGGAAGCAATCAAATCGTCCAATTTGTTGCCACCACCCAACGAATTCGGCGGCGGAAATCCCTTCTTGATGTTCTTGTGCATAACCGTTTTGCTGCAGCATCGCGAGCACATCATCACGACGGGCATGGACTACAATGAAATGGCTATGCATTTTGATAAAATGGTCAGGAAACATAACGTAATACGGGTCCTAAATCAGGCGCGGAAGATGTACGCCCGGTACATCAAACAGCACACAATTGCTCTTCAAAAAATCGACTTGAAACACGAGGACtgttaa